The following proteins come from a genomic window of Proteinivorax hydrogeniformans:
- a CDS encoding S8 family peptidase — MILEEARWIFANRNKLCSTTKKFALDCYRPAKFGNCMTYKPHRALKQRFKSIPVIVQVEKSQTLEQSMSNLASSCGCKIVKEIPTIDCFTTKVNTKNLEALANNKYVKKVWYDREFKAFLDKAIPAVASDILSEKGLTGKEVVVAVLDTGIYEHPDLKGRIIAFKDIIKGKKDPYDDNGHGTHVAGAVASNGSKTDGRFTAPAPDSKLVGVKVLDKVGGGSLSGILEGIQWCIENKEQLGIDVMNLSLGSEADMPYTDDPVCMAVEKAWEAGIVVCVAAGNSGPQSQTIGSPGIHPKVITVGALDNSNSQKKVADYSSRGPTIDGIKKPDILAPGTIVSLRSPGSLVDRQSKNDRVDYWYTTLSGTSMATPICSGIIAQILEENSSLTPDEIKEIIVNSSVPLENEEKNAQGAGVINGENINS; from the coding sequence GTGATTTTGGAGGAAGCTAGATGGATTTTTGCTAACAGAAATAAACTTTGTTCTACTACTAAAAAGTTTGCCTTAGATTGCTATAGACCAGCAAAGTTTGGTAACTGCATGACATACAAGCCACATCGGGCGCTAAAGCAACGGTTCAAAAGTATCCCTGTAATAGTCCAGGTAGAAAAATCACAAACCTTAGAACAATCTATGAGTAACCTTGCTAGTAGCTGTGGCTGTAAAATTGTTAAAGAGATACCTACTATCGACTGTTTTACCACTAAGGTAAACACTAAAAATTTAGAAGCCTTGGCTAACAATAAATATGTGAAAAAGGTATGGTACGATAGAGAGTTTAAAGCATTTCTAGATAAGGCTATCCCTGCAGTGGCATCTGATATTCTTTCCGAAAAAGGATTGACTGGCAAGGAGGTTGTAGTAGCTGTTCTAGATACTGGTATTTATGAGCATCCTGATTTAAAGGGTAGGATTATTGCTTTTAAAGATATAATAAAGGGAAAAAAAGATCCTTATGATGATAACGGACATGGCACTCATGTTGCTGGTGCTGTTGCTTCAAATGGAAGCAAGACCGACGGAAGGTTTACTGCACCTGCCCCCGACTCAAAACTTGTCGGCGTAAAGGTTTTAGACAAAGTAGGTGGTGGAAGCTTATCTGGAATCTTAGAAGGCATACAGTGGTGTATAGAAAATAAAGAACAGTTAGGTATTGATGTTATGAACCTTTCTTTGGGCTCTGAAGCAGATATGCCTTATACAGATGACCCTGTTTGTATGGCAGTTGAAAAAGCTTGGGAGGCGGGAATAGTTGTTTGTGTAGCAGCAGGTAATAGCGGCCCCCAATCACAGACAATTGGTTCACCTGGTATCCATCCAAAAGTTATAACTGTTGGTGCTCTCGATAACAGCAACTCCCAAAAAAAGGTAGCTGACTATTCCAGTCGTGGGCCTACAATTGACGGTATTAAAAAGCCAGATATACTAGCACCAGGCACGATAGTTTCTCTACGAAGTCCGGGGTCTTTAGTTGATAGGCAAAGTAAAAATGACCGAGTTGATTATTGGTATACAACCCTTTCTGGAACTTCGATGGCTACACCAATTTGTTCAGGGATCATTGCTCAGATACTAGAGGAAAACTCTTCTTTAACCCCTGATGAAATAAAAGAAATTATTGTAAATTCTTCCGTTCCTTTAGAAAATGAAGAAAAAAATGCTCAGGGTGCGGGGGTTATAAATGGCGAAAATATTAATAGTTAG
- a CDS encoding oligopeptide/dipeptide ABC transporter ATP-binding protein has product MSEKIVEVKNLKKYFQTKKGPLHAVDDINFFIKKGETLGLVGESGCGKSTAGRVLLRLLPATDGEVFFEGKNILKLNGRQMRKARRDMQIIFQDPYSSLNPRMSVEEVISEPLLINKIYKNKKDINKRVKELMDTVGLSQRLVNAYPHELDGGRRQRVGIARALALKPKFIVQDEPVSALDVSIQAQILNLMEDIQDEMGLTYLFISHDLSVVKHVSDRIAVMYLGKIVELADYNAIFKRPLHPYTQALLSAIPIPKVDVEQKMIILEGEVPSPVNPPAGCRFYGRCRHRMEICKDTNPTLTEVEKERFVSCHLHP; this is encoded by the coding sequence ATGTCGGAGAAGATCGTTGAAGTTAAAAATTTAAAAAAATACTTCCAAACTAAAAAGGGGCCTTTGCATGCTGTAGACGATATAAACTTTTTTATTAAAAAAGGGGAAACTTTAGGATTAGTAGGTGAATCAGGCTGTGGAAAGTCCACAGCTGGTAGAGTGCTATTAAGGCTGCTACCTGCCACAGATGGCGAGGTGTTTTTCGAGGGGAAAAATATTCTAAAACTAAACGGCAGACAAATGCGTAAAGCTCGTAGAGATATGCAAATAATCTTTCAAGACCCATATTCCTCGTTAAATCCAAGAATGAGCGTGGAAGAGGTAATCTCAGAACCCTTATTAATTAACAAGATTTATAAAAACAAAAAAGATATTAATAAAAGAGTAAAAGAGCTAATGGACACCGTAGGCCTTTCTCAGCGCCTGGTAAACGCTTACCCCCATGAATTAGACGGGGGCAGAAGACAGAGGGTGGGGATTGCAAGGGCGCTAGCTTTAAAACCTAAGTTTATTGTACAGGATGAACCGGTATCCGCTTTAGATGTTTCAATCCAAGCTCAGATCCTTAACCTTATGGAGGATATACAAGATGAAATGGGTCTTACCTACCTATTTATATCTCATGATTTAAGTGTTGTTAAGCATGTTAGTGATAGAATTGCCGTTATGTATTTAGGTAAAATTGTGGAACTTGCAGATTACAATGCGATATTTAAAAGGCCATTACACCCCTATACCCAAGCCTTGCTTTCCGCAATCCCAATCCCCAAGGTAGATGTCGAGCAAAAGATGATTATCCTAGAGGGAGAGGTTCCCAGTCCAGTTAATCCACCGGCAGGATGTAGATTTTATGGTAGATGCAGGCATAGGATGGAAATTTGTAAGGATACAAATCCTACTTTAACTGAGGTAGAAAAAGAAAGGTTTGTATCCTGTCATCTTCATCCATAA
- a CDS encoding ABC transporter ATP-binding protein, giving the protein MKSKELLKIKDLSIEYRTDEGVIKAVDKMSLEVGVGETLGIVGETGAGKTTTALGIMRLVPNPPGKIAQGEVIFRGENLLEKTEEDMRKIRGNKISMIFQDPMTSLNPVMTTEEQIAEVIILHQNVGKQEAVEKAKEMLNTVGIPVERGKDYPHQFSGGMRQRIVIAIALACNPELLIADEPTTALDVTIQAQVLKLMKNLKEEFETSMIMITHDLGIVANICDKVAIIYTGYAVEYASKEELYNNPLHPYTQGLFGSIPSIDEDEDRLKPIKGLMPEPTEIPDGCPFNPRCPKVMPICLKKLPTRTEVKTGHFVNCHLYNGNDDKVGGA; this is encoded by the coding sequence ATGAAATCTAAAGAGTTACTAAAAATAAAAGACCTATCAATTGAATATAGAACTGATGAAGGCGTCATAAAAGCAGTTGATAAAATGAGTTTGGAAGTTGGCGTTGGAGAAACTTTAGGGATTGTCGGCGAAACAGGAGCGGGAAAAACAACCACTGCACTAGGCATCATGCGACTGGTCCCAAACCCACCGGGTAAAATCGCTCAAGGAGAGGTGATTTTTAGGGGGGAAAATCTACTAGAAAAAACAGAGGAAGATATGCGAAAAATAAGGGGAAATAAAATTTCCATGATTTTTCAAGATCCTATGACTTCTCTAAACCCAGTTATGACAACAGAAGAGCAAATAGCTGAGGTCATAATTTTACATCAAAATGTAGGTAAACAAGAAGCTGTCGAAAAAGCTAAGGAAATGTTAAATACCGTTGGTATTCCTGTAGAAAGAGGAAAAGACTACCCCCATCAGTTTAGCGGTGGAATGCGACAACGGATTGTAATAGCCATTGCATTAGCTTGCAATCCAGAGCTACTTATAGCAGACGAACCTACAACAGCTTTAGACGTTACTATTCAGGCGCAGGTACTAAAGCTAATGAAAAATTTAAAAGAAGAGTTTGAAACATCTATGATAATGATAACTCATGACTTAGGGATAGTTGCCAATATATGCGATAAAGTTGCCATCATTTATACAGGGTATGCAGTAGAATATGCTTCAAAGGAAGAACTATATAATAATCCACTTCATCCATACACACAGGGTCTATTTGGATCTATACCTAGCATAGACGAGGATGAAGATAGGTTAAAACCTATAAAAGGATTAATGCCAGAACCCACAGAAATACCTGATGGTTGCCCCTTTAACCCAAGGTGTCCTAAAGTTATGCCGATTTGCTTAAAGAAACTGCCAACACGGACAGAGGTAAAAACAGGACATTTTGTAAACTGTCATCTGTATAATGGCAATGACGATAAAGTTGGAGGTGCATAA
- a CDS encoding ABC transporter permease — protein MSSQIPNKGKKEKTKKPPKKRGQWYEVWKRLRSNKAAIVGAIIIGVLVLTAIFAPFIAPTHYRTQDLDNRQQPPSFEHLFGTDNFGRCIFSRVVYGSRISIQVGFVAVGLAIVVGGLLGAISGYYSGHVDNIIMRLMDILLSIPGILLAIAIAASLGPGLVNVMIAVGIGSIPRYARIVRASVLSLRDQEFVEAARAVGANDLRIILKHIMPNCLAPIIVQGTLGVAEAILSAAGLSFLGLGIELPKPEWGAMLSEARHYMRDSWHMSVFPGLAIMITIFGLNLLGDGLRDALDPRLKG, from the coding sequence ATGAGTTCGCAAATACCTAACAAGGGAAAAAAAGAAAAAACTAAAAAGCCCCCCAAAAAGCGAGGACAATGGTATGAGGTATGGAAGCGTCTTAGAAGTAATAAAGCTGCCATAGTGGGAGCCATCATAATTGGCGTTTTAGTTTTAACAGCCATCTTTGCTCCTTTTATAGCTCCTACTCACTATCGGACACAGGATTTGGATAACAGGCAGCAACCGCCTAGCTTTGAGCATTTATTTGGAACCGATAATTTTGGACGGTGTATTTTTAGCCGTGTTGTCTATGGAAGCCGAATATCAATTCAAGTAGGATTTGTGGCAGTGGGGTTAGCTATAGTTGTTGGCGGGCTTTTAGGAGCGATATCAGGATACTATAGTGGACATGTAGATAACATTATTATGAGGCTTATGGATATTTTGCTTTCTATACCTGGTATATTGCTAGCGATTGCCATCGCTGCTTCCTTAGGTCCAGGCCTAGTTAACGTGATGATTGCAGTCGGTATTGGGTCAATTCCTAGGTATGCTAGGATTGTTAGGGCATCTGTCCTTTCTTTAAGGGACCAAGAGTTTGTAGAGGCTGCCCGGGCAGTAGGTGCTAATGATCTGAGAATAATCCTAAAGCATATAATGCCTAACTGCCTAGCGCCGATAATAGTTCAGGGCACGTTAGGTGTGGCGGAGGCTATTTTATCAGCAGCTGGGCTTAGTTTCTTAGGGCTAGGAATTGAACTGCCAAAACCAGAGTGGGGAGCAATGCTCTCTGAAGCTAGGCACTATATGAGAGATAGCTGGCACATGTCTGTCTTTCCCGGACTTGCAATAATGATAACGATATTCGGGCTGAACTTATTAGGAGACGGACTAAGGGATGCCCTAGACCCTAGACTAAAAGGATAA
- the nikB gene encoding nickel ABC transporter permease, with product MFRYIGRRLLLLIPVLLGVSFIVFSLMYIAPGCPAAISLGEQATSREIEQLKEQMGLNDPFIVQYGRFISDIAIHQDLGRSYNTNAPVVDEIIGRFPTTLTLAASGVLVAVAIGIPVGIISATKQYSLFDNVAMVFALIGVSMPNFWQGLLLILLFAVGLGVLPSSGYTTPMHMILPAITIGTSSAAMITRMTRSSMLEVIKQDYIRTARAKGQKESVVIYKHALKNALIPVVTVVGLQFGYLLGGAVLTERVFSINGIGGLMIASISTRDYPLVQGAVLFIAVTFCIINLLVDILYAYIDPRIKSQYK from the coding sequence TTGTTTAGATACATTGGCCGAAGGTTACTTTTGCTAATCCCTGTTTTACTGGGTGTTTCTTTTATAGTATTTTCTTTAATGTACATTGCACCTGGATGTCCAGCTGCAATTTCGTTAGGAGAGCAAGCTACATCTAGGGAGATAGAACAGCTAAAGGAACAAATGGGGTTAAATGATCCATTTATAGTTCAGTATGGTAGGTTTATCTCAGATATAGCGATTCATCAAGATTTAGGGAGGTCTTACAACACTAACGCTCCTGTAGTTGACGAGATAATTGGCAGATTTCCCACAACCTTAACATTAGCAGCTTCAGGTGTATTAGTGGCTGTTGCTATTGGAATACCAGTGGGAATTATCTCAGCTACAAAACAGTACTCTCTCTTTGATAACGTTGCTATGGTTTTTGCGTTGATAGGAGTTTCAATGCCAAACTTCTGGCAAGGACTTTTGTTGATACTTTTATTTGCAGTTGGGTTAGGTGTACTACCATCCTCCGGATATACAACACCAATGCATATGATATTACCGGCAATTACAATAGGGACTAGCTCCGCCGCTATGATAACACGGATGACCCGCTCTAGCATGCTAGAAGTTATAAAACAAGACTATATCAGGACCGCTAGAGCCAAGGGGCAAAAAGAATCAGTAGTTATCTATAAACATGCACTGAAAAATGCCTTGATCCCTGTGGTTACAGTTGTAGGGCTTCAGTTTGGTTACTTACTAGGCGGTGCTGTATTGACGGAAAGGGTATTTAGCATTAACGGTATAGGAGGACTTATGATTGCCTCTATAAGTACTAGAGATTATCCACTAGTTCAAGGGGCGGTTTTATTTATCGCTGTTACCTTTTGTATCATAAACTTGCTAGTAGATATTTTATATGCATATATCGACCCTAGAATAAAGAGTCAGTATAAATAA
- a CDS encoding glutathione ABC transporter substrate-binding protein → MKKKLVLFLCFMLVMPAALIGCDGEVGQIENLIVAQGSDADSLDPHATNDQPSSRVKKQIYETLITQDENMELQPGLAESWDQIDELTFEFKLKEGVKFHNGEELKASDVEFTLLRALDSAHVGHIVGAIDPEGIEVVDEYRIRISTVEPFAPLLAHLAHTATSILNEKAVTEGGEDYFRNPVGTGPYEFSNWEMGNEIELVRFEDYHGEPAHIPMITFRNIQEDGNRTIELETGEIHIAYDILPQDINRIESHENLTLLRDLNFSTVYLGFNCEKEPFDDVRVRQAINYAINVESIIDAVMEGSGEVATGPIGPEVWAANMDLDPYGYDVDKAKELLAEAGYEDGFSTTLWTNDNQLRQDIATIVEEQLLEVGIEIDIEVLEFGAYLEATADGEHDMFILGWVTVTGDPDYGLYSLFHSNEFGEAGNRTFYANERVDELLDKARRSAEPSVREEAYMEVQEIVREEAPWLFLNTGEDRTGLRSDIRGFVNHPAGHHALWTVYVEDEQ, encoded by the coding sequence GTGAAAAAGAAGTTAGTCTTATTTTTATGCTTTATGCTAGTGATGCCTGCAGCTTTGATAGGCTGTGACGGCGAGGTAGGTCAAATTGAAAACTTAATAGTAGCACAAGGTTCTGACGCTGATTCCTTAGACCCTCATGCCACAAACGATCAACCTTCTTCAAGAGTAAAAAAGCAGATTTATGAAACTCTTATAACACAAGATGAGAACATGGAATTGCAACCGGGTCTTGCTGAAAGTTGGGACCAGATTGATGAGCTAACATTTGAGTTTAAATTAAAGGAAGGTGTAAAGTTTCACAACGGTGAAGAGCTTAAAGCATCCGATGTTGAATTTACATTACTTCGCGCACTAGACTCTGCCCATGTTGGCCATATTGTTGGGGCTATAGATCCAGAAGGCATAGAGGTTGTAGATGAATACAGAATTAGAATTTCCACAGTGGAGCCATTTGCTCCCCTATTAGCTCACCTAGCTCATACAGCTACTTCTATTTTAAACGAAAAAGCTGTAACAGAAGGTGGAGAAGACTATTTTAGAAACCCTGTAGGAACTGGACCATATGAGTTCTCCAACTGGGAAATGGGTAATGAAATAGAGCTTGTAAGATTTGAAGATTATCACGGAGAGCCTGCTCATATACCGATGATTACCTTTAGAAACATTCAGGAAGATGGAAATAGAACAATTGAGCTTGAAACCGGTGAAATTCATATAGCGTATGATATTTTACCACAAGATATCAACAGAATTGAAAGTCATGAAAATCTTACCTTGTTAAGAGACCTTAACTTTTCAACAGTATATTTAGGCTTTAACTGTGAAAAAGAGCCTTTTGATGACGTGAGGGTAAGGCAAGCTATAAACTATGCAATTAACGTAGAATCAATTATTGATGCTGTTATGGAAGGATCAGGTGAGGTTGCTACAGGCCCAATTGGTCCAGAGGTATGGGCAGCAAATATGGATTTAGATCCTTATGGATATGATGTAGATAAAGCGAAAGAACTTTTAGCCGAAGCAGGATACGAAGATGGCTTTAGCACAACTTTATGGACTAACGACAACCAGCTAAGACAAGATATCGCCACTATAGTTGAAGAGCAGTTATTAGAGGTAGGCATTGAAATTGATATAGAAGTTTTAGAGTTTGGTGCGTACCTAGAAGCAACAGCAGATGGCGAGCATGACATGTTTATCCTTGGTTGGGTAACTGTTACCGGCGATCCTGACTATGGTCTGTACTCCTTATTCCACTCAAACGAGTTTGGAGAAGCAGGAAATAGAACATTCTATGCTAACGAAAGAGTTGATGAGTTACTAGATAAAGCTAGAAGGTCAGCTGAGCCAAGTGTAAGGGAAGAGGCTTACATGGAAGTTCAAGAAATAGTAAGAGAAGAGGCGCCTTGGCTATTTTTAAATACTGGCGAAGATAGAACGGGACTTAGAAGCGATATCAGAGGGTTTGTAAATCATCCAGCTGGTCACCACGCTCTATGGACTGTTTATGTAGAGGATGAGCAGTAA
- the ptsP gene encoding phosphoenolpyruvate--protein phosphotransferase, producing the protein MYAASKGIAIAKALVYEKHEIEVAKSSIEDVKGEHTRFEQAISAAYAEIEKIQTQTEKKMGKESADIFGAHLMVLNDPELISQVKSAIKNEKVNAEYALKNTVDTFVAMFEAMEDEYMKERAADIKDVSSRVLGHLQGIKNQDLTSLDEEVIVVAHDLAPSDTASMNKEKVMGFATNIGGSTSHTAIMARNLEIPAVVGAKDITEKVTGGDTLILDAINGQVIINPSEEQKENYLSKKQQFEQQKEKLKIFKNKQSSTKDGKVIELAANIGSPNDMGPVIANGAEGIGLYRTEFLYMDRSTSPTEDEQFESYKVVLKQMGKKPVVIRTLDIGGDKEIPYLNMPKEMNPFLGYRALRICLDKKEMFKTQLRALLRASQYGNLKVMYPMVSSVEEIRQANAVLEEVKQELTEKGTSFKDFEVGIMIEIPSAAINSDALAKEVDFFSIGTNDLIQYTVAVDRMNEKISHLYSPFNPAVLKLIDMTITNGHKNGIWVGMCGEAAGNLKMIPFLLGANLDEFSMSPSAILPARELISKLSTEETQEIKDKVLEMSSAKDIENFLNEVVSK; encoded by the coding sequence ATGTATGCAGCTTCAAAAGGAATAGCTATTGCAAAAGCTTTAGTATATGAAAAGCATGAAATAGAAGTAGCCAAAAGCAGCATAGAAGATGTAAAAGGCGAGCATACCCGATTTGAACAAGCAATCTCAGCTGCTTATGCGGAAATAGAAAAAATTCAAACTCAGACGGAAAAGAAAATGGGCAAAGAAAGTGCTGATATATTTGGAGCTCATTTAATGGTGCTAAACGATCCAGAGCTTATTAGCCAAGTAAAGAGCGCCATAAAAAACGAAAAAGTAAATGCAGAATACGCCCTTAAAAATACGGTTGATACTTTTGTTGCCATGTTTGAAGCTATGGAAGATGAATATATGAAAGAAAGGGCAGCGGACATAAAAGATGTGTCAAGCAGAGTGTTGGGACATCTTCAGGGTATTAAAAATCAAGACTTAACTAGCTTAGATGAAGAAGTAATAGTAGTAGCCCATGATTTAGCTCCGTCGGATACCGCCTCTATGAACAAAGAAAAAGTTATGGGGTTTGCAACTAACATTGGAGGCAGCACATCTCACACAGCAATTATGGCTAGAAATCTTGAAATCCCAGCAGTAGTTGGTGCCAAAGACATTACTGAAAAAGTAACAGGTGGAGACACCCTTATTCTAGATGCAATTAATGGACAGGTAATCATTAACCCTAGCGAGGAGCAAAAAGAAAACTATCTAAGCAAAAAGCAGCAGTTTGAGCAGCAAAAAGAAAAGCTTAAAATCTTCAAGAACAAACAATCTAGCACAAAAGATGGCAAAGTAATAGAGCTTGCAGCAAACATAGGCTCACCTAACGATATGGGGCCGGTAATAGCTAATGGTGCGGAAGGAATTGGGCTATACCGGACAGAGTTTTTATACATGGACAGAAGCACATCTCCCACAGAGGATGAACAGTTTGAAAGCTACAAAGTAGTGCTAAAGCAAATGGGCAAAAAGCCAGTTGTCATACGCACCTTAGATATCGGTGGAGATAAAGAAATTCCTTATCTAAACATGCCTAAGGAAATGAACCCCTTTTTAGGATATAGGGCGCTGCGCATCTGTCTTGACAAAAAAGAAATGTTTAAAACCCAGCTAAGAGCTTTACTTAGGGCAAGTCAATATGGAAATTTAAAGGTTATGTACCCTATGGTATCCTCTGTAGAAGAAATACGTCAGGCAAACGCCGTTTTAGAAGAAGTCAAACAAGAGCTGACAGAAAAAGGAACATCCTTTAAAGATTTTGAAGTTGGGATAATGATAGAAATTCCATCAGCGGCCATAAACAGCGATGCATTAGCTAAGGAAGTTGACTTTTTTTCCATCGGTACAAATGACCTTATCCAATACACTGTAGCAGTGGATAGAATGAATGAAAAAATTTCTCACCTTTACTCTCCTTTCAACCCCGCAGTATTGAAGCTAATAGATATGACGATAACAAACGGACATAAAAACGGCATCTGGGTAGGAATGTGCGGAGAAGCAGCTGGAAATCTAAAGATGATCCCGTTTCTGCTAGGTGCGAATCTAGACGAGTTTTCCATGAGCCCCTCTGCGATTTTGCCAGCAAGAGAGCTAATTTCAAAGCTTAGTACAGAAGAAACACAAGAAATAAAAGATAAAGTTTTAGAAATGTCTTCTGCTAAAGACATAGAAAATTTTCTTAATGAAGTAGTAAGCAAATAA
- a CDS encoding HPr family phosphocarrier protein: protein MEKINVTVKNESGLHARPASLFVKEAGKFESEIFIVKDDKEVNGKSIMGVMSLGAKSGTELTIKAEGSDAKEALEALEQLIKSNFGE from the coding sequence ATGGAAAAGATTAATGTGACAGTAAAAAATGAGTCGGGATTACATGCACGGCCGGCATCTTTATTTGTTAAAGAGGCAGGCAAATTTGAATCTGAAATCTTTATCGTAAAGGATGACAAGGAAGTTAACGGAAAAAGTATTATGGGAGTGATGTCACTTGGTGCAAAAAGTGGCACAGAACTAACGATTAAAGCTGAAGGAAGCGATGCAAAGGAAGCTTTAGAAGCCCTTGAGCAGCTGATCAAAAGTAATTTTGGTGAATAG
- a CDS encoding transcription antiterminator produces MLDSRKTQIIWYLLSLKNYTTLKRLSDLFNVSKRTIQYDLDAVDDWLNSNCISQLKKVPRRGILLDLPNEQIVLLKQRLSKQLKNYTLSPLERQQVILFHLLKYKKVTAVKRLATLADVSSTTIYNDLASIEKWLYNYDLTLFKKKGYGVKVKGDEENLSLAFSQLITSLSSDHYAKELESDIDRHIAQMSQQFPGLDLLFIKKKLKKAEEILSIKFSYEAYISLISHIALALKRVQLNKDIYMPSDQLQELKKTQEFAVAASLAEKLEQHFSIKFPIDEVGFITFHLLGTSHANRKNKYKQKDKDVKMKQLVEEIIAFVEGRLGLTFSMSPSLRDNLYNHLVPTIARLKDASSLNNPLLTEIKNKYSDIFLACGEALIAVEKKYKVNFTEHEVAYMTMHFLAAMEQTDTHSLKSSQCDQLIAIISKHCSVLDKAALKVDVNRFLKTFYKEQKR; encoded by the coding sequence ATGTTAGATAGCAGGAAAACCCAAATCATTTGGTATTTACTTAGTCTAAAAAACTATACAACCTTAAAAAGATTGTCTGATTTGTTTAACGTCAGCAAAAGAACTATACAGTATGATTTAGATGCAGTTGATGATTGGCTTAACTCCAATTGCATATCTCAGTTAAAAAAAGTCCCAAGGAGAGGGATTTTGCTTGACCTTCCTAATGAGCAGATTGTTCTATTAAAGCAGCGGCTTAGCAAGCAACTAAAAAATTACACACTATCGCCGCTGGAAAGGCAACAGGTTATACTTTTCCACCTTTTAAAATATAAAAAAGTAACTGCTGTAAAAAGGCTGGCCACCTTAGCCGATGTGAGCAGCACCACTATTTACAATGATTTAGCTAGCATTGAAAAATGGTTGTACAACTATGATTTAACGCTATTTAAAAAGAAAGGATATGGTGTAAAAGTAAAAGGAGATGAAGAAAACCTTAGTTTAGCTTTTAGTCAGCTTATAACTAGCCTGTCTAGCGATCATTATGCTAAAGAGTTAGAAAGTGATATAGACCGTCATATTGCACAAATGAGCCAGCAGTTTCCCGGTTTAGATTTGCTTTTTATAAAAAAGAAACTTAAAAAAGCGGAAGAAATTTTAAGTATAAAGTTTAGTTACGAAGCTTATATAAGCTTAATTTCTCATATAGCACTGGCTTTGAAACGAGTACAGTTAAATAAGGATATTTATATGCCTAGTGACCAGCTACAAGAACTAAAGAAAACCCAAGAGTTTGCAGTTGCAGCTTCTTTAGCAGAAAAGCTCGAGCAGCATTTTAGTATAAAATTCCCCATTGATGAGGTAGGCTTTATTACCTTTCATCTATTGGGTACCAGCCATGCCAATCGAAAGAATAAGTACAAGCAAAAGGATAAGGATGTGAAAATGAAGCAGCTAGTTGAGGAAATTATCGCTTTTGTCGAAGGGAGACTAGGATTAACATTTTCTATGTCCCCATCTTTAAGAGACAATTTATATAACCACCTTGTTCCTACAATAGCTAGGTTAAAAGATGCAAGCAGCTTAAACAATCCTCTTTTAACTGAGATAAAAAATAAATATAGCGATATTTTTCTAGCCTGCGGCGAAGCTTTAATAGCTGTGGAAAAAAAGTATAAAGTTAATTTTACGGAGCATGAGGTGGCTTATATGACCATGCATTTTTTAGCAGCTATGGAACAAACAGATACTCACAGCTTAAAAAGTAGCCAATGTGACCAGCTAATTGCAATCATCTCAAAGCATTGTAGCGTACTTGATAAAGCAGCTTTAAAAGTAGATGTGAACAGGTTTTTAAAAACCTTCTATAAGGAGCAAAAAAGGTAA